The genomic DNA GATCGACTCAGCCGAATCCTTTACCCAACAGCTAACAAAACAAAAGCGGCCATACTCACCAAAATCCTCTGTCTCTTGTTCTTCCAAATCATCCACAACAGACAAATTGCTAAAGCGAATCGTCTTATCCCGTAAAATCAACGCAAGCGTTTCTACACTTGTGTAGTGGTATAAGTAATTGGTCATCACACTCACCCCTCCAACCTGTTAGAACTAGACTTTTCCTTTATCTATCCTATCTACTGGCGGTGCATTTCATGAGACTATTGTAAACTTTTTTCATCCTTACATGAAAGTTTGGTCTCCAATACACAGATAACTCAAAAAACGTTTCACGTGGAACGTGATAAAAAAAGCGCGAAGATCTTTTTCAGCATCTCCGCGCTCTTTCCTATTTACAACTCTTGATAATCCTTTTGATATTTGCCGCCGTCTTTTACAAGCGAATGATACAAAGCTTTTAAAGCAAAACTTTTTTCCAACTCATGTTCCTTCATCACTTCTTTTAAACGCTTTGTCAATTCGGCATCGTTCTTCACGAGCAATTCCATTTTCGATTTCGAATATTGCATACTATAATCCCTCCCCGATTCTATGTCTTTTCAGTATAACACCGATTATCCGTATTCATCCGATTCAGATTTGCTATACTTAACATCAATTACGCCTCGAAGTAATTGCGTCCAAATTTTGAATCAAGCAAGCCTTTCAAAATTTGATAAAGATATTAGCAAGAAATGGATTGGAGTGACATTATGTTTAAAACCATTGGGATACTCGCACACGTAGATGCAGGAAAAACTACTTTTTCAGAACAGCTTCTTTATCATACAAAAAGCATTAAACAACGGGGACGCGTCGACCACCAGGATGCTTTCCTCGATAGCCACTCGATTGAAAAGGAGCGAGGCATTACTGTTTTCGCTGACCAAGCGACATTTTCTTACGATAACTCTACCTATACCATCATCGATACGCCAGGGCACGTCGATTTCTCTCCAGAAATGGAACGTGCGATTCAGGTAATGGATTATGCCATTATTCTTATCAGCGCAGTCGACGGCGTAGAAGGCCATACGGAAACCTTGTGGCAGCTACTGCGTAAGCACCAAGTTCCCACTTTTTTCTTTATCAATAAAATCGATCGTGAAGGAACAGATGTCACGAACATTTTACAAGAGCTTCGTGACAATTTGTCTGAAAATATCTGTGATCTGACCGATACTTTTAATGAAGGGATTATGCAAGAAGACCTCATTGAATTCATTGCTGAACGGGACGAAGCACTGCTTGAAACCTATATGGAATCGGGGTATGACAAAGAACGCTGGCTGGAAACATTTAAAATGATGATTCGAGACAATCAACTCTTTGCTTGCGCCAGCGGTTCCGCACTGAAAGACATCGGCATCAAGGCATTTTTTGAACAACTGCACGCACTGACAACAACTTCTTATGATAACTCCACTGACTTTGCTGCTCGTGTCTATAAAATCCGCCACGATGACAATGGGAATCGAGTCACCTTCCTCAAATCACTGGACGGCGTGTTACGCGTTCGGGAGGTTGTCAATTATGGAGACCTTGCTGAAAAAGTGACTCAAATCCGTGTCTACAACGGCAAACAATTTAAAACAGCTGACTGCGTGCAGGCGGGTGAATTATGTGCAGTGACAGGCTTAACAAATGCATCTATTGGGACAGGTCTCGGTACACTGAAAGAACAAACAACATTCGAGCTCGTCCCTACTTTGAAATCCAAAGTCATTTTTGACGCATCCATCCACGTAAAAGAAGTGTTGCGTTGCTTTAAAATCCTCGATGCGGAAGACCCTTCTTTGCACGTTATTTGGGATGAATACTTCCAAGAAAT from Sporosarcina sp. FSL K6-1522 includes the following:
- a CDS encoding translation factor GTPase family protein yields the protein MFKTIGILAHVDAGKTTFSEQLLYHTKSIKQRGRVDHQDAFLDSHSIEKERGITVFADQATFSYDNSTYTIIDTPGHVDFSPEMERAIQVMDYAIILISAVDGVEGHTETLWQLLRKHQVPTFFFINKIDREGTDVTNILQELRDNLSENICDLTDTFNEGIMQEDLIEFIAERDEALLETYMESGYDKERWLETFKMMIRDNQLFACASGSALKDIGIKAFFEQLHALTTTSYDNSTDFAARVYKIRHDDNGNRVTFLKSLDGVLRVREVVNYGDLAEKVTQIRVYNGKQFKTADCVQAGELCAVTGLTNASIGTGLGTLKEQTTFELVPTLKSKVIFDASIHVKEVLRCFKILDAEDPSLHVIWDEYFQEIHVHVMGIIQLEVLKEIVSERFQCAISFGEPKILYKETIETTVIGYGHFEPLKHYAEVHLKIEPTARNSGISFDNVCHANALSIGHQNLVRHHLFERDHHGLLTGSSLTDVHITLLTGRGHNEHTSGGDFREATYRALRQGLEQAQNRLLEPYYAYKIKVELDHIGRVLADIQQAHGSFEPPITIGNQVHVAGQVPVATFMNYSSTFASFTHGKGTLQLQFAGYDYCHNEEQIIEQIGYNKEADPEYTSTSIFCAKGQGYKVPWDEAQQAMHCL